One stretch of Acidobacteriota bacterium DNA includes these proteins:
- a CDS encoding OmpA family protein: MKKCKFLFISLFLIFSVSNLNLLSHAQGGDSKRRTVAVTYLRDPVKVYLTGTTLRPTARGEATVERWRKRNQTDIEINLSNMIPAYNFGGDYTTFVLWAITPAGQVDNLGEFRLKGDSAQLKTATPHQTFAMIITAEPHYLVRLPSKKVVLENLTPNSKNVNVQVTDVYFLGDSGKYYTDEAAPPIAERDFAKTPMELLQARRAVQIAKLADAERFDPDDYISSINSLAQAESSFKRGSSPYDVGRISREAITFAVRARDISEEKALAAERRSEIARRDAEVRRVTENALDLQEQLNDMTARYKAAEIARNSAEEQLSKNLRELAEARVEVRNLREDNNELRADNDRQAKEITDLKNQIANLQSQYSSISSTLNTTKSQVEAMQRQDIERQKAEKRRREFEQLQSTLASIVTVKSTGNGFVAILPDNFFVTNQTSLALRAKAKIDAISQAIAAYPEILFTIEGHSDARANAESFAFGRAQAVADYIAAFNVSRTNFKIESRGASLPLANGKTAAAKTQNRRVQLVFTAP; the protein is encoded by the coding sequence ATGAAGAAGTGCAAGTTTTTATTCATTTCTCTGTTTTTAATCTTTTCAGTTTCCAACCTTAATTTGCTGAGCCACGCACAAGGCGGAGATAGCAAACGCCGCACAGTTGCCGTGACCTATTTGAGAGACCCCGTAAAGGTTTACCTCACCGGTACAACTTTGCGACCGACGGCACGCGGCGAAGCCACCGTCGAACGCTGGCGCAAACGCAATCAAACCGATATTGAAATCAATTTATCGAATATGATTCCGGCTTACAATTTTGGCGGCGACTACACGACCTTTGTTCTCTGGGCTATCACCCCTGCCGGACAAGTCGATAACCTCGGCGAATTTCGCCTCAAAGGTGATTCGGCGCAATTAAAGACCGCCACGCCGCATCAGACCTTCGCCATGATTATCACCGCCGAACCGCATTATCTGGTGCGGTTGCCATCGAAAAAAGTGGTGCTCGAAAATCTCACACCCAATTCAAAAAACGTCAATGTTCAGGTAACCGATGTCTATTTTCTCGGCGATTCCGGCAAATACTACACAGATGAAGCCGCTCCACCGATTGCCGAACGCGATTTTGCGAAAACCCCGATGGAACTTTTGCAGGCGCGGCGTGCTGTGCAAATCGCCAAACTCGCGGATGCCGAACGATTCGACCCCGACGATTACATCTCATCAATCAATTCGCTGGCGCAGGCAGAATCGTCTTTCAAACGCGGATCATCGCCTTACGATGTCGGACGCATTTCACGCGAAGCGATAACCTTTGCGGTTCGCGCCAGAGACATCAGCGAAGAAAAAGCTTTGGCTGCCGAACGTCGTTCGGAGATTGCCAGACGCGATGCCGAAGTGCGCCGCGTAACCGAAAACGCTTTGGATTTGCAAGAGCAATTGAATGATATGACGGCGCGTTACAAAGCCGCTGAGATTGCCCGCAATTCCGCAGAAGAACAACTCAGTAAAAATTTGCGCGAGCTTGCAGAAGCGCGGGTCGAAGTTCGCAATCTGCGCGAAGACAATAATGAATTGCGCGCCGACAATGACCGGCAGGCAAAAGAGATTACCGATTTAAAAAACCAGATTGCCAATCTGCAATCGCAATACTCCTCGATTTCATCAACCTTGAACACCACCAAATCACAGGTGGAAGCCATGCAGCGCCAGGATATCGAACGTCAGAAAGCCGAAAAACGTCGCCGGGAATTTGAACAGTTGCAATCGACATTGGCTTCGATTGTCACGGTGAAATCAACCGGCAATGGTTTTGTTGCTATCTTGCCGGATAATTTTTTTGTGACCAATCAAACCTCATTGGCGCTGAGAGCCAAAGCCAAGATTGATGCCATCTCACAGGCGATTGCCGCCTATCCTGAAATTTTATTCACTATAGAAGGGCATTCGGACGCCCGCGCCAATGCCGAAAGTTTCGCGTTCGGACGGGCGCAGGCGGTGGCGGATTATATCGCGGCGTTCAATGTGTCGCGAACTAATTTCAAAATCGAATCGCGGGGCGCGAGTCTGCCACTAGCGAATGGCAAAACCGCAGCCGCCAAAACCCAAAACCGACGGGTGCAACTGGTGTTCACAGCTCCCTAA
- a CDS encoding zinc ribbon domain-containing protein has protein sequence MYCPKCGTENFDNVNFCRSCRSNLSLVPQALSGQLPVEPTSGKRRQRDRHKPPSLPDGIQKAFVGLGFLFVSLAVMLFAPAGRIWWFWLLIPAFMWLGKGISEIVAAKQMQQPFMPPQPLQTPPQQAIPAPPPIIGYQAPQTGELAQPPPSVTESTTKLFDEH, from the coding sequence ATGTATTGTCCGAAATGTGGAACCGAAAATTTCGATAATGTCAATTTTTGTCGCTCGTGTCGCTCGAACCTTTCACTGGTTCCGCAAGCCCTAAGCGGGCAATTGCCGGTTGAACCAACCTCCGGTAAACGCCGTCAACGTGACCGTCATAAACCGCCTTCGCTTCCCGATGGTATACAAAAAGCATTTGTCGGATTGGGCTTTTTATTTGTCTCACTCGCGGTAATGCTATTTGCGCCAGCGGGCAGAATCTGGTGGTTCTGGTTATTGATACCCGCATTCATGTGGTTAGGCAAAGGCATATCTGAGATTGTCGCGGCAAAACAAATGCAACAACCATTCATGCCACCTCAACCGCTTCAAACACCACCGCAACAAGCTATCCCGGCACCTCCTCCAATAATTGGCTATCAAGCGCCCCAAACCGGTGAACTGGCGCAACCGCCACCGAGCGTCACCGAAAGCACAACCAAATTATTCGACGAACACTGA
- a CDS encoding 5'-nucleotidase C-terminal domain-containing protein, translated as MTLKKLPILLGFLLIFQIIVVAQKADSKTSITILQLNDVYQIAPVDRGRRGGMARVAGLQKEIRAKSPNTLFLLAGDFISPSVASRLFKGKQMIAALNAAEVDIATLGNHEFDFGPDVLLERMRESRFAYTVANVIDKKTGKPFGGASPYIAKNFNGVRVAIFGLLVKETESLSSPGKGVLFKDPIATGKRLARQLRIKGFDVIIALTHLPMADDKRLAAECDVDLIIGGHEHELLESMAGCAPIMKMGSDARNLGRIQINVERKRNSRTRYRVASIDWEAIPVTEQIKDDPDAAAAIAVYEKQLNESLGEVLGKTDVILEARAGIIRRNESNLGNYIADVYRSALSADVAIVNSGSIRSDATYGIGELTKKDVLSILPFENGLVKVRLTGEHLKRLLENGVSKAGEEDGRFPQVSGMSFTYDGGKPVGSRIVSIEINGKAYDPAQKYTMVVSAYSFGGGDGYDFKGAEVLVKPTEGPIEPELMMDAIKKAGTIAPKIEGRIKSVQPH; from the coding sequence ATGACATTAAAGAAACTGCCGATTTTACTGGGCTTTTTGTTGATTTTTCAAATCATCGTCGTCGCTCAAAAAGCCGATTCAAAAACTTCCATCACGATTTTACAACTCAATGATGTTTATCAGATTGCGCCGGTTGATCGTGGCAGACGCGGCGGCATGGCGCGGGTTGCGGGTCTGCAAAAAGAGATTCGCGCCAAATCCCCGAACACCCTTTTCCTGTTAGCCGGTGATTTCATTTCACCATCCGTGGCTTCGCGTCTATTCAAAGGCAAACAGATGATTGCCGCGTTGAATGCCGCCGAGGTCGATATTGCGACACTGGGCAATCACGAATTCGATTTCGGTCCCGACGTGTTGCTTGAACGCATGCGCGAATCGCGTTTCGCTTACACGGTTGCCAATGTCATCGATAAAAAAACCGGCAAACCGTTCGGCGGCGCAAGTCCCTATATCGCAAAGAATTTTAACGGCGTGCGTGTGGCAATATTCGGCTTACTGGTAAAAGAGACCGAAAGTTTATCGAGTCCCGGCAAAGGTGTTTTATTCAAAGACCCGATTGCCACAGGCAAGCGTCTGGCGCGACAACTGCGCATTAAAGGATTTGATGTCATCATCGCGCTTACCCATTTACCGATGGCGGATGATAAGCGGTTGGCGGCTGAATGCGATGTCGATTTAATCATCGGCGGTCACGAACACGAATTGCTCGAATCGATGGCAGGGTGCGCGCCGATTATGAAAATGGGTTCGGATGCGCGCAACCTCGGACGCATTCAAATCAATGTCGAGCGCAAACGCAATTCGCGAACCCGCTACCGCGTCGCTTCAATAGATTGGGAAGCGATTCCGGTAACTGAGCAGATTAAAGATGACCCGGATGCCGCCGCAGCCATTGCAGTTTATGAAAAACAATTGAACGAAAGTTTGGGCGAAGTGCTCGGCAAAACCGATGTCATTTTAGAAGCCCGCGCCGGCATCATTCGCCGCAATGAAAGCAATCTCGGAAATTACATTGCTGATGTTTATCGTTCGGCGTTATCAGCCGATGTTGCTATCGTCAACAGCGGCAGCATTCGTTCCGACGCGACTTACGGCATCGGTGAGTTGACCAAAAAAGATGTGCTCAGCATTTTGCCTTTTGAAAATGGACTGGTAAAGGTTCGGCTCACCGGCGAACATCTCAAACGCCTGCTTGAAAACGGCGTCAGCAAAGCCGGTGAAGAAGATGGACGTTTTCCGCAAGTATCGGGAATGAGTTTCACCTATGATGGCGGTAAACCGGTCGGCTCGCGAATTGTCAGTATCGAAATTAATGGCAAAGCTTATGACCCGGCACAGAAGTACACGATGGTGGTCAGCGCCTACTCGTTTGGCGGCGGTGACGGTTATGATTTCAAAGGCGCAGAGGTTCTGGTTAAACCTACAGAAGGTCCGATTGAACCGGAACTCATGATGGATGCGATTAAAAAAGCCGGGACGATTGCGCCAAAAATCGAGGGACGAATCAAGTCAGTTCAACCCCATTGA
- a CDS encoding thioredoxin-like domain-containing protein, producing the protein MRRFFPKLLIVWLLISLNGMTAGFASQQDKPAKPDTSTQEKPDAFDAEMTRAKTALEEGNITDGIASLKKAAELKQGNCLPCYQLLSQIYFQLGDYGEAVTALKTAIGFKPENEIGLMNMLGVALFLQDTKPSLNESVKVFKQVIERAGEKVPLAYYNLAFAYFKVGNEKAGLETLKKYVQIDPNSTQASQAKLIIENPKLAGEKLGIEFKVKAISGEELSLAGYRGKVILLDFWATWCGPCIVEMPNVKATWEKYKNDNFVIIGISLDRNKKAFDQYVKTEGLTWPQYFEGTGWDNKIVELYGVHAIPYTVLIDQRGVIRAVGLRGARLYKKIGELIEQIKQEKAATGKN; encoded by the coding sequence ATGAGAAGATTTTTCCCGAAATTATTAATTGTCTGGTTATTGATTTCACTAAATGGAATGACTGCCGGTTTCGCGTCGCAACAGGATAAGCCCGCAAAACCCGACACCTCAACTCAAGAAAAACCGGATGCCTTTGACGCGGAAATGACGCGCGCGAAAACCGCGCTTGAAGAAGGGAATATCACAGACGGCATCGCCTCTTTAAAAAAAGCTGCGGAATTAAAACAGGGAAATTGTCTGCCCTGCTATCAACTGCTATCGCAAATCTATTTTCAATTGGGCGATTACGGCGAAGCGGTCACGGCTTTAAAAACCGCCATTGGCTTTAAACCGGAAAATGAAATCGGGTTGATGAATATGCTGGGCGTGGCGCTATTTTTACAGGACACCAAACCATCTTTGAATGAATCCGTCAAAGTCTTTAAGCAGGTCATTGAACGCGCCGGTGAGAAAGTGCCGCTCGCCTATTACAATCTCGCTTTTGCCTATTTCAAGGTTGGCAATGAAAAAGCGGGACTTGAAACCCTGAAAAAATATGTTCAGATTGACCCGAATTCGACGCAGGCTTCGCAGGCTAAACTGATTATTGAAAATCCCAAACTGGCGGGAGAAAAATTAGGCATCGAATTCAAGGTAAAAGCGATTTCGGGCGAAGAGCTTTCGCTTGCGGGGTATCGCGGAAAAGTTATCTTATTGGATTTCTGGGCGACCTGGTGCGGTCCCTGTATTGTCGAAATGCCCAATGTGAAAGCCACCTGGGAAAAATATAAGAACGATAATTTTGTCATCATCGGCATCAGCCTTGACCGCAATAAAAAGGCTTTCGATCAATATGTAAAAACCGAGGGACTGACCTGGCCGCAATATTTTGAAGGCACCGGATGGGATAATAAAATTGTCGAACTATACGGCGTGCACGCGATTCCCTACACGGTTTTAATCGATCAAAGGGGGGTCATCCGCGCAGTGGGGCTTCGCGGCGCGCGGCTCTATAAAAAAATCGGTGAGTTAATCGAACAGATAAAACAGGAAAAAGCCGCAACCGGTAAGAATTAA
- a CDS encoding gamma carbonic anhydrase family protein, which produces MIHSFKGIKPKIAESVFIAQGAHIIGDVEIGEQSSVWFNCVLRGDVFPIRIGNHTNIQDGTIIHVTSGQFPTLVGNRVTIGHGAILHGCQIKDESLIGIRSVILDEAVIGENCLIAAGSLVTPGTVIPPRSMVMGAPAKVRRELSDEEVQQLRFNWEHYVELKDIYLNEK; this is translated from the coding sequence ATGATTCATTCATTCAAAGGGATAAAGCCTAAAATCGCCGAATCGGTGTTCATTGCCCAAGGCGCGCACATCATCGGCGACGTGGAAATCGGCGAACAGTCGAGCGTCTGGTTCAACTGTGTTTTGCGCGGCGATGTTTTTCCGATTCGCATCGGCAATCATACGAATATACAGGACGGCACCATCATTCATGTCACCAGTGGCCAGTTTCCTACTCTTGTGGGCAATCGCGTCACCATCGGGCACGGCGCGATTCTGCATGGTTGTCAGATTAAAGATGAATCACTGATTGGCATCCGTTCGGTTATTCTGGATGAAGCGGTCATTGGCGAAAATTGTTTAATCGCCGCCGGTTCACTGGTCACTCCCGGCACAGTGATTCCGCCGCGCTCAATGGTGATGGGCGCGCCCGCCAAGGTGCGCCGCGAACTGAGTGACGAAGAGGTTCAACAACTGCGGTTCAACTGGGAGCATTACGTCGAGTTGAAAGATATTTATTTAAACGAAAAATAA
- the hisS gene encoding histidine--tRNA ligase translates to MSKIQKVKGTLDILPARYTAAEDFHLHIERWHLIERAAREAFRRYGFEEIRTPIIEKTELFERGVGTETDVNKEMYTFEDKGGDRITLRPESTASVVRACIENGLYNHPGLIKLFYIGPQFRRERAQKGRYRQFSQIGVEVLGQSDSPAIEAEVLEMLDWYFKELGIANIEMLINSVGDENCRPAFIETLREAIREQLPNLCGDCQRRFETNPLRVLDCKVPSCQPILNSLPKITDMLCASCDQHFKAFRDYLDERQIAYTIHPRLVRGLDYYTKTAFEIIGGNLGAQNTIVGGGRYDGLSEMIGGPPLKGFGFAFGLERMVMSLPESASDRVKENPRLFIAYIGDAARDHAFQLARRLRREGINLIVDLEGKKLKKALAVADNLQTEYTLIIGDDEIQNRSYTLRNMQSGEQKPFSEKELIENLK, encoded by the coding sequence ATGAGTAAGATTCAAAAAGTAAAAGGCACGCTCGACATCTTGCCGGCGCGATATACCGCAGCCGAAGACTTTCACCTGCACATTGAACGCTGGCATCTCATCGAACGCGCGGCGCGCGAAGCCTTCCGTCGTTATGGGTTTGAAGAAATCCGCACGCCGATAATTGAAAAAACCGAACTCTTCGAGCGCGGCGTGGGAACCGAAACCGACGTCAACAAAGAGATGTACACCTTTGAAGATAAAGGCGGCGACCGTATTACCCTCAGACCCGAATCAACCGCATCAGTGGTTCGCGCCTGCATTGAAAACGGGCTGTATAACCATCCGGGATTAATCAAGCTGTTTTATATCGGTCCTCAATTTCGTCGCGAACGCGCCCAAAAAGGGCGTTATCGCCAGTTTTCGCAAATCGGCGTAGAGGTGCTTGGGCAAAGCGACAGCCCGGCAATCGAAGCCGAAGTTCTGGAAATGCTCGACTGGTATTTCAAAGAACTGGGCATCGCCAACATCGAAATGCTGATTAATTCGGTGGGCGATGAAAATTGTCGTCCGGCGTTTATTGAAACCCTCAGAGAAGCGATTCGCGAACAATTGCCGAATCTCTGCGGCGATTGCCAGCGCCGTTTTGAAACCAATCCGCTGCGAGTGCTGGATTGTAAAGTGCCGAGTTGTCAGCCGATTTTAAACAGCCTGCCGAAAATCACCGATATGTTGTGCGCGTCATGCGACCAACATTTCAAAGCATTTCGCGATTATCTCGATGAACGGCAGATTGCCTACACGATTCATCCGCGATTGGTGCGCGGCTTGGATTATTACACCAAAACCGCCTTTGAAATTATTGGCGGCAATCTCGGCGCGCAAAATACCATCGTCGGTGGCGGGCGTTACGACGGGCTTTCCGAAATGATTGGCGGGCCGCCGCTCAAAGGCTTCGGTTTCGCCTTCGGTCTGGAACGCATGGTGATGAGTTTGCCGGAATCTGCCAGCGACCGCGTCAAAGAAAACCCCAGGCTGTTTATCGCCTACATCGGCGATGCGGCGCGCGACCATGCATTCCAACTGGCGCGTCGCCTGCGCCGTGAAGGCATCAATTTAATCGTTGACCTCGAAGGTAAAAAACTGAAGAAGGCTTTAGCCGTAGCCGATAATTTGCAAACCGAATATACGCTTATCATCGGCGATGATGAAATTCAAAACCGCAGCTATACCTTACGCAATATGCAGAGCGGCGAACAAAAACCATTTTCCGAAAAGGAATTGATTGAAAATTTAAAATGA
- the aspS gene encoding aspartate--tRNA ligase: MLDNLNQLKRTHYCGDLRPDHAGSEVTLMGWVHRRRDFGPLTFVDMRDREGVVQVVFDSERNTDAHQKAKDIRGEYVICVVGKVVMRDKEKFNPNLQTGRVEVIAKELYVFNEAKTPPFEIDQTRANEDVRLKYRYLDLRRVKMQENIRLRHRAALIVRRYLDEKGFIEIETPMLIKSTPEGARDYVVPSRLSPGDFFALPQSPQMFKQLLMISGFDKYFQIVRCFRDEDLRADRQPEFTQIDIEMSFARPDDVFKTLEPMIAEIFRLVEPKVELPFPRMTYADAMRRFGSDKPDTRYGLELVDLSEALADSDFTPYRNALDHRGEVKAVNAEGCARYSRKDLDGLTEVAKRYGAGGLAWIKISSEGEISSSLLKALGEAKTAELATIAGCKAGDLALISAGKKSVVAASLNALRGEIANREGLIDPNKLNFLWVTDFPMFEFHEEDGRYYAMHHPFTSPRDEDMDKIESDPGAVRAKAYDLVLNGVEIGGGSIRIHSREVQRRVFKALGLSDEDARSKFGFFMDALEYGTPPHGGIAFGFDRLVMLLCKEGSIRDVMAFPKTASATDLMIESPGPVSEEQLRELHIKIVD, encoded by the coding sequence ATGCTGGATAATTTAAACCAATTGAAAAGAACGCATTATTGTGGTGATTTGCGCCCTGACCATGCAGGCTCGGAAGTGACCTTGATGGGATGGGTGCATCGTCGGCGCGATTTTGGCCCACTGACCTTTGTCGATATGCGCGACCGCGAAGGCGTCGTGCAGGTGGTCTTCGATTCCGAACGCAATACCGACGCGCATCAAAAAGCCAAAGACATTCGCGGCGAATATGTGATTTGTGTGGTCGGCAAAGTGGTGATGCGCGATAAGGAAAAATTCAATCCCAATTTGCAAACCGGGCGCGTCGAGGTGATTGCCAAAGAGTTATATGTTTTCAACGAAGCCAAAACCCCGCCGTTTGAAATCGACCAGACCCGCGCCAACGAAGATGTGCGCCTCAAATATCGCTATCTCGATTTGCGTCGCGTTAAAATGCAGGAAAACATTCGCCTGCGCCATCGCGCCGCGCTCATCGTTCGGCGTTATCTGGATGAAAAAGGCTTTATCGAAATCGAAACCCCGATGTTGATTAAATCAACCCCCGAAGGGGCGCGCGATTACGTGGTGCCGTCGCGGTTGTCGCCCGGAGATTTTTTCGCCCTGCCGCAATCGCCGCAGATGTTCAAACAGTTATTGATGATTTCGGGGTTCGATAAATACTTTCAAATCGTCCGCTGTTTTCGCGATGAAGATTTACGCGCCGACCGGCAACCGGAATTCACTCAGATTGACATCGAGATGAGTTTCGCGCGCCCCGATGATGTGTTTAAAACTCTGGAACCGATGATTGCCGAAATCTTTCGTCTGGTTGAACCGAAAGTCGAATTGCCCTTCCCGCGAATGACCTATGCCGACGCCATGCGACGTTTCGGCAGCGATAAACCCGATACGCGATACGGATTGGAATTGGTCGATTTATCCGAGGCGTTGGCGGATAGCGATTTCACCCCCTATCGCAATGCGCTCGACCATCGCGGCGAAGTCAAAGCCGTCAATGCCGAAGGTTGCGCCAGGTATTCGCGCAAGGATTTGGATGGTTTGACAGAGGTCGCCAAACGTTACGGCGCAGGCGGTCTGGCGTGGATTAAAATCAGTTCGGAAGGTGAAATTTCTTCTTCATTACTGAAAGCTTTGGGTGAAGCTAAAACCGCAGAACTGGCTACTATTGCCGGTTGCAAGGCGGGCGATTTGGCATTGATCAGCGCGGGCAAGAAATCGGTGGTTGCGGCATCGCTTAATGCTTTGCGCGGTGAAATCGCCAACCGCGAAGGCTTGATTGACCCGAACAAATTGAATTTTCTGTGGGTGACGGATTTTCCGATGTTCGAGTTTCACGAAGAAGATGGGCGTTATTACGCGATGCACCATCCGTTCACCAGTCCGCGCGATGAAGATATGGACAAAATCGAATCCGACCCCGGCGCGGTGCGCGCCAAGGCATATGACCTGGTGTTGAATGGGGTTGAAATCGGCGGCGGTTCGATTCGTATTCACTCACGCGAAGTTCAGCGCCGGGTATTCAAAGCGTTGGGGTTGAGTGACGAAGATGCGCGCAGCAAGTTCGGATTTTTCATGGACGCGCTGGAATACGGCACACCGCCGCACGGCGGCATCGCTTTCGGGTTTGACCGGTTGGTGATGTTGTTATGTAAAGAGGGTTCGATTCGCGATGTGATGGCATTTCCGAAAACCGCCAGCGCCACGGATTTAATGATTGAATCGCCGGGTCCGGTATCGGAAGAGCAATTGCGCGAATTGCATATCAAAATTGTCGATTAA